A genomic segment from Gossypium hirsutum isolate 1008001.06 chromosome D04, Gossypium_hirsutum_v2.1, whole genome shotgun sequence encodes:
- the LOC107959406 gene encoding probable metal-nicotianamine transporter YSL5: protein MDEERVNNGINAEEGEYEKNGKKEVKGGGEKSVEEIFQSQEVPLWKNQLTIRAFGVSFLLSIMFSFIVMKLNLTTGIIPSLNVSAGLLGFFFVKTWTKILQKSGLLKQPFTRQENTVIQTCVVASSGIAFSGGFGSYLFGMSERIAKQSDDNGSFKNPSLGWIIGFLFVVSFLGLFSVLPLRKIMVIDFKLTYPSGTATAHLINSFHTPQGAKLAKKQVRALGKFFSFSFLWGFFQWFFTAGEDCGFVNFPTFGIKAYKNKFYFDFSTTYVGVGMICPYIINISVLLGGILSWGLMWPLIETRKGDWYPAGIPASNMHGLQGYKVFIAIAMILGDGLYNFFKVFSRTLTGLFRQVRCKQSLPVANRPSTSDTSKKISYDDQRRTEIFLKDQIPVWFSIAGYVTIAIISTIALPHVFHDLKWYYILVIYVFAPTLAFCNAYGCGLTDWSLASTYGKLAIFTIGAWAGSHGGVLAGLAACGVMMNIVSTASDLMQDFKTGYLTLASPRAMFVSQVIGTAMGCIVSPCVFWLFYKAFDDFGVPDSQYPAPFAIVYRNMAILGVQGFSALPKNCLLLCYGFFGAAILINLMKDMMGKKWGSFIPLPMAMAIPFYIGPYFAIDMCIGSLILFVWEKLNKAKADAFAPAVASGLICGDGIWTLPSSILALAGVKPPICMKFLSRATNAKVDTFLGS, encoded by the exons ATGGATGAAGAAAGGGTAAATAATGGAATCAACGCAGAAGAAGGAGAATATGAGAAGAATGGTAAGAAGGAGGTGAAGGGAGGTGGTGAGAAGTCGGTGGAAGAGATCTTTCAGAGCCAGGAAGTGCCATTGTGGAAGAACCAGCTGACGATTAGGGCCTTTGGTGTCAGCTTTTTGTTAAGCATAATGTTCAGTTTCATAGTGATGAAGCTCAACTTAACGACCGGGATTATCCCTTCCCTCAATGTCTCGGCTGGCTTGTTGGGGTTCTTCTTTGTCAAGACATGGACCAAGATACTCCAAAAATCTGGTCTTCTCAAACAGCCTTTCACCAGGCAGGAAAACACTGTTATTCAGACCTGTGTGGTTGCCTCCTCCGGTATCGCCTTCAGCG GAGGATTCGGGAGTTACCTGTTTGGAATGAGTGAACGCATAGCCAAGCAATCAGATGACAACGGTAGTTTCAAGAATCCATCACTTGGATGGATTATTGGCTTCCTCTTTGTTGTTAGCTTTCTTGGTCTTTTCTCTGTGCTCCCTCTTCGGAAG ATAATGGTCATAGACTTCAAGTTGACATATCCAAGTGGTACTGCAACTGCACATCTTATCAATAGCTTCCACACTCCTCAAGGGGCCAAGCTAGCAAA GAAGCAAGTAAGAGCATTGGGCAAGTTCTTTTCTTTCAGCTTCTTGTGGGGTTTCTTTCAATGGTTTTTCACTGCAGGGGAAGATTGTGGATTTGTTAACTTCCCTACATTTGGGATTAAAGCATATAAGAACAA GTTTTACTTTGATTTCTCAACAACGTATGTTGGAGTAGGGATGATCTGTCCCTACATAATTAACATATCGGTGCTTCTAGGAGGAATACTTTCATGGGGTCTAATGTGGCCTCTCATTGAAACAAGAAAAGGTGATTGGTATCCTGCAGGTATTCCCGCCAGCAATATGCATGGCCTACAAGGTTACAAG GTATTTATTGCAATTGCCATGATTCTAGGTGATGGGCTGTACAACTTCTTCAAGGTGTTTAGCAGAACCCTTACAGGCTTGTTTCGGCAAGTCCGATGCAAGCAATCTCTCCCCGTTGCAAACCGGCCTAGTACTTCTGATACCTCAAAGAAGATATCCTATGATGACCAGCGCCGGACCGAAATATTTCTAAAAGATCAGATTCCTGTATGGTTTTCTATTGCAGGTTATGTCACAATTGCTATCATCTCTACCATCGCTCTTCCACACGTCTTTCACGATCTCAAATGGTATTACATATTGGTCATCTACGTGTTTGCACCGACACTGGCTTTCTGTAATGCATATGGATGTGGACTCACTGATTGGTCCCTCGCTTCCACCTACGGTAAGCTAGCAATCTTTACGATTGGAGCTTGGGCAGGTTCACATGGAGGAGTCCTTGCAGGCCTCGCGGCGTGTGGTGTGATGATGAACATTGTTTCAACAGCCTCCGACCTAATGCAGGATTTTAAGACTGGTTACCTCACCCTGGCTTCTCCTAGAGCCATGTTCGTTAGCCAAGTGATTGGCACTGCCATGGGCTGCATCGTTTCACCTTGTGTCTTCTGGCTATTCTACAAGGCATTCGATGACTTTGGTGTCCCTGACAGTCAATATCCTGCTCCTTTCGCCATCGTTTATCGCAACATGGCGATATTGGGGGTTCAGGGCTTCTCTGCTCTACCAAAAAACTGTCTCCTACTTTGTTATGGGTTCTTTGGTGCAGCCATCTTGATAAACTTAATGAAGGATATGATGGGTAAGAAATGGGGATCCTTCATTCCACTTCCAATGGCAATGGCAATACCTTTCTATATCGGACCATACTTTGCCATTGATATGTGCATAGGAAGTTTGATCTTATTCGTGTGGGAAAAGCTAAACAAGGCAAAGGCAGATGCATTCGCACCGGCAGTCGCCTCTGGTCTCATCTGTGGGGACGGTATATGGACATTGCCGAGTTCAATACTTGCTCTTGCAGGGGTTAAACCACCTATTTGCATGAAATTTCTTTCAAGGGCTACAAATGCAAAGGTTGATACCTTCTTAGGATCATAA
- the LOC107959408 gene encoding kunitz trypsin inhibitor 5, producing the protein MKTGLFLALSFILCASGSAAPDPVLDISGKMLRTGNDYYILPVFRGRGGGLTLASTGNETCPLHVVQEQLEVSNGLPVTFSPFNIKKGVIRVSTDHNIKFSAATICVQSTVWKLANFDDSTRQWFLTSGGVEGNPGRQTIDNWFKIEKHEDDYKLVFCPTVCDFCKVMCRDVGVFIDDAGVRRLALSDVPFKIMFKRA; encoded by the coding sequence ATGAAGACTGGACTCTTCCTAGCACTTTCTTTCATTCTATGCGCTAGCGGCAGTGCCGCACCTGACCCAGTGCTGGACATCTCCGGTAAAATGCTCCGCACCGGCAACGACTATTACATCCTTCCGGTCTTCCGTGGTCGAGGAGGTGGCCTGACTCTCGCCAGCACCGGAAACGAGACCTGCCCGCTCCATGTTGTTCAAGAGCAGCTGGAGGTGTCAAACGGTCTCCCAGTAACCTTTTCACCTTTTAACATCAAGAAAGGTGTCATTCGTGTCTCCACCGACCACAACATCAAGTTCTCTGCTGCTACAATATGTGTCCAATCTACCGTCTGGAAGCTTGCCAATTTCGATGATTCAACACGGCAATGGTTTCTGACAAGTGGTGGTGTTGAAGGCAATCCTGGTCGTCAAACTATCGACAATTGGTTTAAGATTGAGAAGCATGAAGATGATTACAAGCTGGTTTTCTGCCCAACTGTGTGTGATTTCTGCAAAGTTATGTGTAGGGACGTGGGTGTTTTTATTGACGATGCCGGTGTAAGGCGACTGGCTCTCAGTGATGTGCCCTTCAAGATTATGTTTAAGAGGGCTTGA
- the LOC107959407 gene encoding kunitz trypsin inhibitor 5: protein MKTALFLAITSLVLGSTIASDEFDPVLDISGQELRTGIDYYILPVIRGRGGGLTLASTGNETCPLDVVQEQQEVSNGLPLTFSPVNVTQGVVRVSTDLNIKFSAASICVQTTLWTLHFDESVQKYVVTTGGVEGNPGRETLSNWFKIQKFEDDYRLVYCPTVCNFCRPVCGALGVFMDGGTRRLAISDEPLKVMFKRA from the coding sequence ATGAAGACTGCCTTATTTTTAGCAATTACTTCCCTTGTTTTAGGCTCAACAATAGCCAGTGATGAATTTGACCCTGTGCTTGACATCTCAGGTCAAGAGCTCCGAACGGGCATTGACTACTACATTTTGCCGGTAATCCGCGGTAGAGGTGGTGGCCTCACTCTTGCCAGCACTGGCAACGAGACCTGCCCACTTGATGTTGTTCAAGAGCAGCAGGAGGTGTCAAACGGTCTCCCATTAACATTTTCACCTGTGAATGTCACGCAAGGCGTTGTACGTGTATCCACTGATCTAAACATCAAGTTCTCTGCTGCTTCAATTTGTGTCCAAACCACTCTCTGGACACTGCACTTCGATGAATCGGTACAAAAGTATGTAGTAACAACCGGTGGAGTTGAAGGTAACCCAGGGCGTGAAACTCTGAGCAACTggtttaaaatccaaaaatttgaAGACGACTACAGGCTTGTTTACTGCCCGACGGTGTGCAATTTCTGCAGACCTGTGTGTGGGGCATTGGGTGTTTTTATGGATGGTGGAACTAGGCGCCTGGCTATTAGTGATGAGCCATTAAAGGTCATGTTTAAGAGGGCTTGA